A portion of the Bacillus sp. es.034 genome contains these proteins:
- a CDS encoding DinB family protein, with the protein MFTSKNDFLQEWKQEAAVTQKVMDALTDESLKQEVAPDLYSIGSVAWHITGATYYFPAQVGINFEVPDLRKKAPTSAAEISETYKLISDRLVEAVSEQVSDEKMNEMVNLFGMEMPVQAVFRLLIQHQAHHRGQLTVLMRQADLKVPGVYGPSKEEMEAMNAQKS; encoded by the coding sequence ATGTTCACATCCAAAAATGATTTCCTACAAGAATGGAAGCAAGAAGCCGCAGTAACCCAAAAGGTAATGGACGCGCTGACAGACGAGTCACTGAAACAAGAGGTGGCACCAGACCTGTACAGCATCGGAAGCGTTGCCTGGCACATCACGGGAGCTACATACTACTTCCCGGCTCAGGTTGGCATCAATTTCGAAGTGCCGGATCTTCGCAAAAAAGCACCGACGTCCGCTGCAGAAATCAGCGAAACGTATAAGCTCATCAGTGACCGCCTCGTAGAAGCCGTTTCTGAACAAGTGTCAGATGAGAAGATGAACGAAATGGTCAATCTCTTTGGAATGGAAATGCCTGTTCAAGCCGTATTCCGCTTGTTGATTCAGCACCAGGCTCATCACCGTGGTCAATTGACGGTTCTCATGCGTCAAGCTGATTTGAAAGTGCCTGGCGTGTATGGCCCGAGTAAGGAAGAAATGGAAGCAATGAATGCGCAGAAGAGTTAA
- a CDS encoding FMN-binding negative transcriptional regulator, with translation MYIPKDFTITDESVAYGVIKDHSFATLFSQYAGKPVATHLPLLLNKENTYLYGHFARPNPQWKEIEQQTVLAVFHGPHCYISPSWYESDQTVPTWNYVSVHVYGEVELIKDENELVDSLAELVSTFEAPDSSYSLGDLDPALLTGMSRGVQGFKIKINQIEGKAKLSQNHSTERQERVIHQLEQKPTTDEQQIASWMKGNLK, from the coding sequence ATGTATATTCCTAAAGACTTTACCATCACCGATGAATCGGTTGCGTACGGGGTCATCAAAGATCACAGCTTTGCGACTCTATTTTCTCAATACGCTGGAAAGCCGGTTGCCACGCACTTACCGCTGTTGTTAAACAAAGAAAATACGTATTTATACGGACACTTTGCACGTCCCAATCCTCAATGGAAAGAGATCGAACAACAAACGGTGCTGGCCGTTTTCCACGGTCCTCATTGTTATATCTCCCCCTCATGGTACGAGTCGGATCAAACGGTTCCGACCTGGAACTATGTATCGGTCCATGTGTACGGGGAAGTCGAGCTGATAAAGGACGAAAATGAACTCGTCGATTCTCTGGCCGAATTGGTATCAACGTTCGAAGCCCCCGACAGTTCTTACAGCCTGGGGGATTTGGATCCTGCTTTGCTCACCGGCATGAGCAGGGGCGTTCAAGGGTTCAAAATCAAGATCAACCAGATTGAAGGCAAAGCGAAACTGAGTCAAAACCATTCCACTGAAAGGCAAGAGCGGGTCATTCATCAACTTGAGCAGAAACCAACCACCGATGAGCAGCAGATCGCTTCTTGGATGAAGGGGAATTTGAAGTAG
- a CDS encoding GNAT family N-acetyltransferase, with protein MTIRLKKCTLEDAHTLQEISYDTFNETFKDQNSPENMKAYLEKAFTVEQVETELSHRSSHFYLVYVHEDVAGYLKVNTGDAQSEEMGDESLEIERIYIKSTFQKHGLGKYLLNKAEEMASEQHLKTIWLGVWEKNENAIAFYKKMGFIQTGSHSFYMGDEEQTDLILTKPIL; from the coding sequence ATGACGATCAGATTGAAAAAGTGTACTCTCGAAGATGCACACACACTTCAAGAAATCAGTTATGATACATTCAATGAGACCTTTAAGGATCAAAATTCACCGGAAAATATGAAAGCTTATTTAGAAAAGGCTTTTACCGTGGAACAAGTAGAAACCGAATTATCCCATCGCTCTTCACACTTCTATTTGGTGTATGTTCACGAGGACGTCGCCGGATATTTAAAGGTCAATACCGGTGATGCCCAGTCGGAAGAGATGGGGGATGAATCACTGGAAATCGAGAGGATCTATATTAAGAGCACTTTCCAGAAACATGGTCTCGGCAAATATTTACTGAATAAAGCAGAGGAAATGGCCAGTGAACAACACCTGAAAACCATCTGGCTTGGGGTATGGGAAAAGAATGAAAACGCCATTGCCTTTTATAAGAAAATGGGGTTTATCCAGACGGGATCCCATTCTTTTTATATGGGGGATGAGGAACAGACGGATTTGATTTTGACCAAACCAATTCTTTGA
- a CDS encoding MarR family winged helix-turn-helix transcriptional regulator: MTGILREIGMIARALDSISNIEFKEYDLTKGQYLYLVRICENPGIIQEKVAEMIKVDRTTAARAIKKLEINGFIEKKEDKENKKIKKLFPTEKGRTVYPFIKRENDHSNSVALEGFSEREAEILVDLLERARKNIEKDWEYVKKGNKRQY; this comes from the coding sequence ATGACAGGGATTCTTCGTGAAATTGGCATGATTGCGCGGGCGCTGGATTCGATCAGTAATATTGAATTTAAGGAATATGACCTGACGAAGGGGCAGTATTTGTACCTTGTGCGCATATGTGAAAACCCGGGCATCATTCAGGAAAAGGTAGCCGAGATGATCAAGGTGGACCGGACGACCGCGGCCCGTGCGATTAAGAAACTCGAGATCAATGGTTTTATTGAAAAGAAAGAAGACAAAGAGAATAAGAAAATTAAAAAGCTGTTCCCAACGGAGAAAGGGAGGACGGTCTATCCTTTTATCAAAAGGGAAAATGATCATTCGAATTCTGTGGCACTGGAGGGATTTTCCGAAAGAGAAGCCGAAATTCTGGTTGATCTCCTTGAAAGGGCCAGAAAAAATATTGAAAAAGACTGGGAATATGTGAAAAAGGGAAACAAGAGGCAGTATTGA
- a CDS encoding LysE family translocator yields the protein MNEFVTFILLSLFVVMSPGIDTALLTKRTISDGKTEGFKMALGITSGSLVHTFAAAFGLSAILMQSAAAFEIIKYVGAIYLIYLGVSSFFSKKEKGEEVPDQRAVKKSAFQQGLFSNVLNPKVAIFFLTFLPQFVHAESGAADQLILMGLVYTLLSILWFFIYVFFIHYLRTWLTTPKVQGWMEKATGTVLIGFGLKLAFEKQP from the coding sequence ATGAATGAATTCGTCACGTTTATTCTGCTTTCTCTGTTTGTAGTCATGAGTCCCGGAATCGATACGGCATTACTGACAAAGAGAACGATCTCAGATGGAAAGACCGAGGGGTTCAAGATGGCACTCGGGATTACATCTGGTTCACTCGTCCATACCTTTGCGGCGGCGTTCGGACTCTCCGCCATCCTCATGCAGTCGGCTGCTGCCTTCGAAATCATCAAATATGTAGGAGCGATTTACCTGATCTATCTTGGCGTTTCCTCTTTCTTTTCGAAAAAAGAGAAGGGGGAGGAGGTACCGGACCAGAGAGCGGTCAAGAAGTCAGCGTTTCAGCAGGGGCTGTTCTCGAATGTGCTCAACCCCAAAGTCGCCATCTTCTTCCTGACGTTCCTGCCTCAGTTCGTCCACGCTGAATCCGGGGCAGCAGATCAGCTCATCCTGATGGGCTTGGTCTATACACTCCTATCCATTCTCTGGTTCTTCATCTATGTCTTCTTTATCCACTACCTGCGCACATGGCTCACAACCCCGAAAGTCCAGGGCTGGATGGAAAAAGCCACAGGCACCGTATTGATCGGATTCGGACTGAAGCTGGCGTTTGAAAAACAACCATAA
- a CDS encoding cupin domain-containing protein: MENINIGKKVETYRKSQGLSIRELANRADITPSMLSQIERGLANPSIQTLKILAKTLQVPTFSFLLEEVRTEELVVRSQHRKKMIMNDVSYELVSPDISGKMATAIMHFPPDSSSSEKLLDHQGEEVAFVIEGKIRISLEGEEYILETGDSVKIPSYMKHRWINDFSEKAAILFSVTPPSF; the protein is encoded by the coding sequence ATGGAAAATATCAATATCGGTAAAAAGGTTGAAACATATAGAAAGTCTCAGGGTCTCAGCATCAGGGAACTGGCCAACAGGGCCGACATCACCCCCTCGATGTTAAGTCAGATTGAACGGGGTCTTGCCAATCCGTCCATTCAAACCCTTAAAATCCTGGCCAAAACCCTCCAGGTTCCCACATTCAGTTTTTTGCTTGAAGAAGTGAGGACGGAGGAATTGGTGGTCAGGTCTCAACACCGCAAGAAAATGATCATGAATGATGTATCATATGAGCTGGTGTCCCCGGATATCTCAGGAAAAATGGCAACGGCCATCATGCATTTCCCACCGGATAGTTCGTCCTCCGAAAAGCTCCTCGACCACCAGGGGGAAGAAGTTGCTTTCGTCATAGAAGGCAAAATCCGGATCAGCTTGGAAGGCGAAGAATACATTCTGGAAACAGGGGACAGTGTGAAAATCCCATCCTATATGAAGCATAGATGGATCAACGACTTTAGTGAGAAAGCAGCGATTTTATTTTCCGTGACGCCTCCTTCGTTTTAA
- a CDS encoding YitT family protein, translating to MNSTTKEITLIIIGSLFFALGVNLFAIPNELGEGGVTGISMILYYVFDWSPGITNFAMNGVLLAIGYKVLNKRVTWYTMLAIFFTSLFIQLTEGMGDSVDIMLGTVFAGVFIGIGLGLVLRSGGTTGGSTIVARMLNQRFGWGVSTSMFVFDIIVVLSSMFVIGIENTMYTGISIYISTKILDYLIDGFDTRKAVTIISQDTDAIAEKVSAKMDRGVTIINARGHYSKSSKDILYVVINKQELFLLKKMIQQIDEKAFVVVHDVRDVFGEGFTFPKT from the coding sequence ATGAATTCAACAACGAAAGAAATCACACTGATCATTATCGGCTCCTTATTCTTCGCCCTCGGGGTCAATTTGTTTGCGATTCCTAATGAGCTTGGGGAAGGCGGCGTGACAGGAATTTCGATGATTCTTTACTATGTATTCGATTGGTCGCCGGGTATTACGAACTTCGCCATGAATGGGGTTCTGCTAGCGATCGGATATAAGGTTTTAAATAAACGGGTAACATGGTACACGATGCTTGCCATTTTCTTTACCTCCCTCTTCATTCAACTGACGGAAGGGATGGGCGATTCAGTCGACATCATGCTTGGCACCGTATTCGCCGGTGTATTCATCGGGATCGGACTTGGCCTTGTCCTGCGTTCAGGCGGGACGACGGGTGGATCCACGATTGTGGCCCGCATGCTGAACCAGCGATTCGGTTGGGGTGTCAGCACGAGTATGTTCGTGTTTGATATTATTGTCGTCCTCAGTTCCATGTTCGTCATCGGAATCGAAAACACGATGTACACCGGGATTTCCATCTATATCAGCACGAAAATCCTCGATTACCTGATCGATGGGTTCGATACAAGGAAGGCGGTCACGATCATCTCCCAGGATACTGATGCCATCGCTGAGAAAGTCAGCGCCAAAATGGACCGTGGTGTCACCATCATCAACGCTCGGGGACATTATTCAAAGTCATCCAAAGATATTCTCTATGTCGTGATCAACAAACAGGAGCTCTTCCTCCTGAAAAAAATGATCCAGCAAATCGATGAAAAAGCATTCGTCGTCGTGCACGATGTAAGAGATGTATTCGGGGAAGGATTTACATTTCCAAAGACGTAA
- a CDS encoding phosphotransferase: protein MLKQPEFNQEKIIGGLKDHFNVEAKEVTFLPIGHDPKAAVYRVIGLRGEVFFLKMIQGPFDDTGIRIIHFLSTQGIDAVIPPIPTTSQELAVHQEAYHWILSPFVDGRTGFESPLSEQQSIRFGQILKSIHSAGIPHDLQVQLRQEDFSGPWCEKVRELDREMDADLPRDKVAEKLIDFWKRKREDILNIVERTEELGQRLQDRDKSGFVLCHGDIHPGNVMIDGDSKLFIVDWDDPVMAPVERDLMFPGVGLGLCFKDERTEHIDLFYKGYGEVEVDPVLLAYYRNERVVADIASYGMQLIDEEGNLEDRKNGLRLLMGQFEAGYEVEVAGRTYEEMMGRN, encoded by the coding sequence ATGTTAAAACAACCTGAGTTCAACCAGGAAAAAATCATCGGTGGATTAAAAGACCATTTTAACGTGGAAGCGAAAGAAGTGACGTTCCTGCCCATCGGACATGATCCGAAAGCGGCAGTCTATCGTGTAATAGGATTGAGAGGTGAGGTGTTTTTTCTAAAAATGATCCAAGGTCCCTTTGATGACACGGGGATCAGAATCATTCATTTCCTCTCAACTCAAGGAATCGACGCGGTCATACCGCCCATCCCGACAACGAGTCAAGAGCTGGCGGTCCATCAGGAAGCATACCACTGGATCCTTTCGCCATTCGTAGACGGGCGAACGGGTTTCGAATCGCCGTTAAGCGAGCAACAGTCGATTCGGTTTGGACAGATCCTGAAGTCCATCCATTCTGCAGGGATCCCTCATGACCTTCAGGTGCAGCTGCGCCAAGAAGATTTCTCCGGTCCCTGGTGTGAGAAAGTCAGGGAACTCGACCGGGAGATGGATGCAGATCTTCCCCGTGACAAAGTGGCAGAGAAACTGATTGATTTTTGGAAAAGAAAGCGCGAGGACATCCTGAACATTGTAGAGCGGACGGAGGAACTTGGACAGAGGCTGCAGGATCGTGATAAAAGTGGATTTGTTCTATGCCACGGGGATATCCATCCCGGCAATGTGATGATCGATGGGGATTCAAAACTATTCATCGTCGATTGGGACGATCCGGTCATGGCCCCTGTTGAAAGGGATTTGATGTTCCCGGGAGTGGGGTTGGGGTTGTGCTTCAAGGATGAGCGCACCGAGCATATTGATCTTTTCTATAAGGGTTATGGAGAAGTAGAAGTCGATCCGGTCCTGCTTGCTTATTACCGGAATGAGCGGGTTGTGGCGGATATCGCTTCATATGGCATGCAGTTAATCGATGAAGAAGGGAATCTTGAAGACCGGAAGAATGGATTGCGGTTGCTGATGGGGCAGTTTGAAGCGGGGTATGAGGTAGAGGTTGCGGGGAGGACGTATGAGGAGATGATGGGGAGGAACTAA
- a CDS encoding Rid family hydrolase, whose amino-acid sequence MTNKISFIRSAQLAHVDYAYASKIPSDMDILFLAGACPLNKEGEVPHAQDYGLQAKLCVENMKEVLKESGAYLKDVVYTRVLVASHHQSDLVTAWEAIRKEFGDHDVPST is encoded by the coding sequence ATGACCAATAAAATATCCTTTATTCGATCAGCACAATTAGCCCATGTTGATTATGCTTACGCTTCAAAAATACCTTCAGACATGGACATCCTTTTCTTAGCCGGTGCCTGTCCTCTGAATAAAGAAGGGGAAGTTCCTCATGCACAGGACTATGGACTCCAAGCCAAGCTGTGTGTGGAGAATATGAAGGAAGTACTGAAAGAGAGTGGTGCCTACTTGAAGGACGTCGTCTACACCCGGGTCCTTGTAGCCTCTCATCATCAGTCCGATTTAGTGACGGCTTGGGAGGCGATAAGAAAAGAGTTCGGGGATCATGATGTTCCGAGTACCTAA
- a CDS encoding DNA alkylation repair protein has protein sequence MDLETVMQELEVLGKERTKKMYLSNGAREPVFGVATGAMKPMAKEIKKNQALAEELYATGNYDAMYFAGVIADPKAMTEADFDRWIEGAYFYMLSDNVVSVTLAEADIAQEVADKWIESGDELKMSAGWSCYCWLLGNRKDEEFSKEKLRGMLRKVKDTIHDAPERTKSAMNNFVGTMGVSYVPLHEEALETAKEIGPVEMVREGKKNSVLKSAEDIQKQVEKGRIGFKRKYVRC, from the coding sequence ATGGATCTGGAAACCGTGATGCAGGAACTGGAAGTCCTCGGCAAGGAACGAACGAAGAAAATGTACCTATCGAACGGTGCCCGGGAGCCTGTGTTCGGCGTCGCGACGGGTGCCATGAAGCCGATGGCGAAGGAAATCAAAAAGAACCAGGCCCTGGCAGAGGAACTATACGCTACGGGAAATTACGATGCCATGTACTTTGCCGGCGTCATCGCAGACCCGAAAGCGATGACCGAAGCAGACTTTGACCGCTGGATCGAAGGGGCTTACTTCTATATGCTGTCCGATAACGTGGTATCGGTCACATTGGCAGAAGCGGATATCGCACAGGAGGTCGCCGATAAATGGATTGAGAGCGGGGACGAATTGAAAATGTCCGCGGGCTGGAGCTGCTACTGCTGGCTCCTCGGGAACCGGAAGGACGAAGAGTTTTCCAAAGAGAAGCTTAGGGGAATGCTCCGGAAAGTGAAAGACACGATCCACGATGCACCTGAACGGACGAAATCCGCGATGAATAACTTTGTTGGGACCATGGGAGTGTCGTATGTGCCCCTTCATGAGGAGGCCCTCGAGACCGCAAAGGAAATCGGTCCTGTCGAGATGGTCAGGGAAGGGAAGAAAAATAGTGTCCTGAAGTCTGCCGAAGATATCCAGAAGCAGGTGGAGAAGGGACGGATCGGATTTAAGCGGAAGTATGTGAGGTGTTAG
- a CDS encoding GerAB/ArcD/ProY family transporter → MEKAKISSIQLFVLIVLFEMGSSLLVPLAIDAKQDAWLAIMFGMIASFVLLLVYHKLYTYYPDLLPTEYMQKILGKVAGTVLAFLYLFYFMYDASRVLRDFGEMLLTFAYPETPLFIANALLMLVIIYTVRKGIEVIGRSGELLFMLMFILSVVGFILIVVSGLIDFTNLQPVLEEGLMPVLKVTFTQTLYFPFTEVFVFTMILPYLNNPKKAKLTMLCATGLSGINLILTMLINISVLGVDLTARSQFPLLSTVQSIQVADFLERLDVFFMLGLVIGIFLKISIFFYASVIGTASVFKIQSPSRLAYPLGLIVLFMSMSIASNFQEHIHEGLKVAMYVLHMPLLVGIPILLLLIAFVKNRKNKRDRAM, encoded by the coding sequence GTGGAAAAGGCGAAAATCAGCAGCATTCAGCTCTTTGTCTTAATTGTGTTATTTGAAATGGGAAGCTCTTTACTTGTCCCTCTTGCCATCGATGCGAAACAGGATGCGTGGCTTGCGATCATGTTCGGGATGATCGCAAGCTTCGTCCTGCTGCTCGTCTATCATAAACTGTACACGTATTATCCAGACCTCCTGCCGACGGAATACATGCAGAAGATTCTCGGGAAGGTGGCAGGGACGGTCCTTGCTTTTCTTTATCTATTTTATTTTATGTATGATGCGTCAAGGGTTCTCCGGGACTTTGGTGAAATGCTGTTGACCTTTGCGTATCCGGAAACCCCATTATTCATTGCCAATGCCCTTTTGATGCTGGTCATCATTTATACGGTGCGAAAAGGGATCGAAGTCATCGGGCGGTCGGGAGAACTTCTGTTTATGTTAATGTTTATCCTTTCAGTCGTTGGATTTATCCTGATCGTCGTTTCCGGCTTGATCGATTTTACCAATCTCCAACCTGTACTGGAAGAAGGGCTAATGCCGGTTTTGAAAGTGACTTTTACCCAAACTTTGTATTTTCCGTTTACGGAAGTCTTTGTCTTTACGATGATTCTCCCATATTTGAATAATCCGAAGAAAGCGAAGCTGACGATGCTTTGCGCAACGGGACTGAGCGGTATCAATCTGATCCTCACCATGCTCATCAATATCAGTGTGCTGGGGGTGGATCTGACGGCCCGTTCGCAATTTCCCCTACTTAGTACGGTCCAGTCGATACAGGTGGCCGACTTTCTGGAACGTCTGGATGTCTTCTTTATGCTTGGTTTGGTGATCGGGATTTTCTTGAAGATCAGCATCTTCTTTTATGCGTCTGTCATCGGGACGGCGAGCGTATTTAAGATTCAATCGCCATCGCGACTCGCCTATCCACTCGGCCTGATCGTCCTATTCATGTCCATGTCGATTGCGAGCAATTTCCAGGAACATATCCATGAAGGGCTGAAGGTAGCCATGTATGTCCTGCATATGCCTCTGCTTGTCGGCATTCCGATCCTTCTCCTTCTGATTGCTTTCGTGAAAAATAGAAAAAATAAAAGGGACAGGGCGATGTAA
- a CDS encoding Ger(x)C family spore germination protein yields the protein MARKMKILFILIAISFFLSGCWSKKELTDLAIVAAMGVDKADDGKYIMTLQIINPGNVAGGMRGGGSQSPPVTIYSATGDNLVEASRHASSKISRRLYYAHANLVVIGEDLAREEGVATIIDAIDRDHEFRITTTMVIANHSSAEDLLRTLTPVDKIPANKVLKTLEFSEKTWGHNVKTSIQDVMKGLHSSKGGTVVSGFRLLGDPKHAGLPENIQESEPESTIEASGIAMIKDEKLVDWQYGKSARGTVWIRDEIQGTDININWNGKKEAVAYQTNRQKTTVSGDMKNGRPHISIHTRVEGSIGEMSEPIDITDRKVISQMEKKVEKEIEGEIKKAIEQAQTNKVDIFGFGEAVRRSRPDDWNKLKAMWNEVYFPELKVDITVEAYIRRAGLRNKSFLSSLEEE from the coding sequence ATGGCTCGTAAAATGAAGATACTCTTTATTCTAATCGCCATCTCCTTCTTTTTGTCCGGCTGTTGGAGTAAGAAAGAGTTGACAGATCTGGCCATTGTGGCTGCGATGGGCGTGGATAAAGCGGATGACGGGAAGTATATCATGACCCTTCAGATCATCAATCCCGGGAACGTCGCTGGAGGCATGCGCGGCGGCGGTTCTCAAAGTCCACCCGTGACGATTTATTCGGCTACGGGGGATAATTTAGTAGAAGCAAGCAGGCACGCATCCAGTAAGATTTCCCGACGATTGTATTATGCCCATGCCAATCTGGTCGTGATCGGCGAGGATCTTGCAAGAGAAGAAGGAGTAGCGACAATCATCGATGCCATCGACCGGGATCATGAATTCCGGATCACGACGACGATGGTGATCGCGAACCATTCTTCGGCAGAAGATCTGCTCCGGACCTTAACCCCCGTTGATAAAATCCCGGCGAATAAGGTGCTGAAAACATTGGAATTCTCCGAGAAGACATGGGGACATAATGTGAAGACGTCGATTCAGGACGTGATGAAAGGGCTGCATTCATCCAAAGGGGGGACCGTTGTCTCAGGGTTTCGTCTCCTAGGAGATCCGAAGCATGCAGGCCTGCCTGAAAATATCCAGGAAAGTGAGCCTGAATCCACCATCGAAGCCAGTGGGATAGCGATGATCAAAGACGAGAAATTAGTCGATTGGCAATACGGCAAATCGGCAAGGGGAACCGTGTGGATCAGGGACGAGATCCAGGGAACGGACATCAATATCAATTGGAATGGAAAGAAAGAAGCCGTCGCCTATCAAACGAACCGGCAGAAGACCACCGTGTCGGGTGATATGAAGAACGGCAGGCCTCATATATCGATTCACACGCGGGTCGAAGGAAGCATAGGGGAGATGAGTGAGCCCATCGATATCACCGATAGGAAGGTGATTTCACAGATGGAAAAAAAGGTTGAGAAAGAGATTGAAGGAGAAATAAAAAAAGCGATTGAACAGGCCCAAACCAATAAAGTCGATATATTCGGTTTTGGGGAAGCGGTCCGGCGTTCACGACCGGATGATTGGAATAAGCTTAAAGCGATGTGGAATGAGGTTTATTTTCCGGAGTTGAAGGTGGATATTACGGTGGAAGCCTACATCCGCCGAGCCGGACTGCGTAATAAATCGTTTCTTTCAAGTTTAGAAGAAGAGTAA
- a CDS encoding spore germination protein, with amino-acid sequence MSSFFKGRKPKKNQQPENQASDTSEEYIQRSLSVNLDMIRQKTGNSSDVIIRRLKMGKDASIETAIVYVEGIVDNQSIQEFLLQSMMKDDHKEELNEDDAISLISDDMMTVGNMSSTDKWVELFSSLMAGDTIVLVDGTAKALSACTKGGETRSISESTTQMVVRGPKGAFTESIGTNTAMVRRIIKTPDLWLESMKIGRVTKTDVTLMYIHGIANEEVIEEIRKRLKKIDIDSILESGYIEQLIEDQTMTPFPTIFNTERPDVVAGNLFEGRIAIFVDGTPFVLIAPALFIQFFQSAEDYYARFDIATSIRLLRILMFAISLIAPATFVAVTTFHQEMVPTTLIVAIAAQRESVPFPAFVEALLMEITFEILREAGIRLPKAIGSAVSIVGALVIGQAAVQASIVSPAMVIIVSITAIASFATPSFDMAISARIIRFLFMIGAATFGFYGIILIFLLMVVHLCSLRSFGVPYMAPFAPFIPVNNKDTFVRLPWWTLRQRPRLISANAVREGTNQGPETPASRTMVNGDGKEGDNNGS; translated from the coding sequence ATGTCTTCGTTCTTTAAAGGTCGTAAACCAAAGAAGAACCAACAACCAGAAAACCAAGCTTCTGATACCTCGGAAGAATATATACAGCGTTCATTGTCCGTCAACCTTGATATGATCCGGCAGAAAACGGGGAACAGTTCAGATGTCATCATCCGCCGGTTGAAAATGGGGAAGGATGCGTCCATTGAAACGGCGATTGTGTATGTGGAAGGAATCGTAGACAATCAATCGATTCAGGAGTTCCTGCTGCAGTCCATGATGAAGGATGATCATAAGGAGGAGTTGAATGAAGACGATGCCATTAGTCTGATTTCGGATGACATGATGACGGTGGGGAATATGTCATCGACCGATAAGTGGGTGGAGCTGTTCTCCTCGTTGATGGCAGGTGACACGATTGTCCTGGTGGACGGGACTGCGAAGGCGTTGAGTGCCTGCACGAAAGGGGGCGAAACGCGCTCCATATCGGAATCCACCACTCAAATGGTAGTGCGCGGGCCAAAGGGGGCGTTTACGGAGTCGATCGGGACCAATACGGCCATGGTACGGCGCATCATCAAGACCCCTGATTTATGGCTCGAGTCCATGAAGATCGGCCGCGTGACGAAGACCGATGTGACACTGATGTACATACATGGCATTGCCAATGAAGAAGTGATTGAGGAAATCCGCAAGCGTTTAAAGAAGATCGACATCGACAGTATTTTGGAATCGGGGTATATCGAACAGCTGATAGAAGATCAAACGATGACGCCGTTTCCGACGATCTTTAACACGGAACGGCCGGATGTAGTGGCAGGGAATCTATTTGAAGGGCGGATCGCCATCTTTGTGGATGGAACTCCTTTTGTCCTGATTGCCCCTGCCCTGTTCATTCAATTTTTCCAGTCGGCAGAGGATTATTATGCCCGATTCGATATTGCGACATCGATCCGGCTGCTGCGCATCTTGATGTTTGCCATTTCGCTGATTGCCCCTGCGACCTTTGTGGCGGTCACAACCTTTCACCAGGAGATGGTGCCGACGACGCTCATTGTCGCGATTGCCGCCCAGAGGGAGTCGGTTCCGTTTCCGGCATTCGTGGAAGCCCTGTTGATGGAAATCACGTTTGAAATCCTGCGGGAAGCAGGGATTCGATTGCCGAAAGCGATCGGTTCTGCCGTTTCGATCGTCGGTGCCCTTGTCATTGGACAGGCAGCGGTGCAAGCGAGCATTGTGTCACCGGCGATGGTCATTATCGTATCGATCACGGCGATCGCGAGTTTTGCCACGCCATCCTTTGATATGGCGATTTCGGCCCGTATCATCCGCTTCTTATTCATGATCGGTGCCGCGACCTTTGGGTTCTACGGTATCATACTGATCTTTCTTTTGATGGTCGTCCATTTATGCAGCCTCCGTTCCTTTGGAGTACCTTATATGGCCCCGTTTGCTCCATTCATCCCGGTGAATAACAAGGATACCTTTGTGCGGCTTCCTTGGTGGACCCTCCGGCAGAGACCGCGCCTGATCAGCGCCAATGCTGTAAGGGAAGGGACCAATCAAGGTCCGGAAACGCCGGCCTCTCGTACGATGGTCAATGGAGACGGGAAGGAAGGCGATAACAATGGCTCGTAA